Proteins encoded together in one Terriglobus saanensis SP1PR4 window:
- a CDS encoding ATP-dependent DNA ligase, with the protein MALFLQLAELADVLAATSSRLKKRAAIAEGITAVHAQSPEEAGLFALYLAGQTFPEADPRKLNAGGAVLSRIIASISHAADTAMTEAYRRHGDLGAATHDLFLDAGHNPPPTLTFTDLHDAFAQASIARTTVIRQIVLTDLLTRAIPVEAKYLIKLMLGDMRIGVKQSLVEEAIAVAAEASLSDVRNAVMLQADLACATEMAFAKTLREARMRLFHPLGFMLASPVETPEEAVERFAKIPVESDASTPPPTHVEPDPPSVSEDAYTVTAQEEISPEAIHIHAQIEDKYDGMRVQLHCGDPAQPGRVALYSRNREDVTESYPEIAEAFAHAESGAMILDGELLAWDVQQERALPFAVLSPRIGRKRVSNEVRTATPVVFMAFDVLYASDSLLLDLPLRERRNRLEAIAERLLAVTHSPLALPATADTGLFAHDNGAAQTGVQRLLLSPISLAYSAEDLDRAYNAARERGNEGVMIKAADSIYQPGRRGISWVKLKRQLGTLDVVITGAEYGHGKRSQFLSDYTFAIRAPEGDLLNVGKAYSGVTDAEIVKLTAWLKDHTLEDQGHFRTVEPGIVLEVAFNNVMRSSRHASGFALRFPRILRIRTDKPLEEIDTLERVEEIYQSQPDKPAEA; encoded by the coding sequence GTGGCCCTCTTTCTTCAACTCGCAGAACTCGCGGATGTGCTCGCGGCAACCTCCTCGCGCCTGAAAAAGCGCGCGGCCATCGCGGAAGGAATTACTGCGGTCCACGCGCAAAGCCCCGAGGAAGCCGGCCTCTTCGCCCTCTATCTGGCGGGCCAGACCTTCCCCGAAGCCGACCCGCGCAAGCTGAATGCGGGCGGCGCGGTCCTGTCTCGGATCATCGCCAGCATTTCTCATGCGGCAGACACCGCCATGACCGAGGCCTACCGCAGGCACGGCGATCTGGGCGCGGCCACGCACGATCTCTTCCTCGACGCAGGACACAACCCACCACCGACGCTCACCTTCACCGATCTGCATGACGCCTTCGCACAGGCCTCTATCGCCAGAACGACAGTCATCCGACAGATCGTCCTAACCGATCTCCTCACGCGCGCGATACCGGTCGAAGCAAAGTACCTCATCAAGCTGATGCTGGGCGACATGCGCATCGGCGTAAAGCAGTCGCTGGTCGAAGAGGCCATCGCCGTGGCGGCGGAGGCCTCCCTGTCAGACGTCCGCAACGCCGTGATGCTGCAGGCGGATCTCGCCTGCGCGACCGAAATGGCTTTTGCCAAAACTCTGCGCGAGGCGCGCATGCGGCTCTTCCATCCTCTTGGATTCATGCTTGCCTCACCCGTAGAAACGCCCGAAGAAGCAGTGGAGCGCTTCGCAAAGATTCCTGTCGAGTCCGATGCCTCCACACCTCCGCCGACGCACGTCGAGCCGGATCCTCCCAGCGTCTCCGAAGACGCCTACACCGTCACAGCGCAGGAAGAGATCTCGCCTGAAGCCATTCACATTCACGCGCAGATCGAAGACAAGTACGACGGCATGCGCGTGCAGTTGCACTGCGGCGATCCCGCACAGCCGGGACGCGTCGCCCTCTATTCGCGCAATCGCGAAGATGTAACGGAAAGCTACCCAGAAATCGCCGAAGCCTTCGCCCATGCGGAATCGGGCGCGATGATTCTCGACGGCGAACTCCTTGCATGGGACGTGCAGCAGGAACGCGCGCTTCCCTTCGCCGTACTCTCGCCACGCATCGGACGCAAGCGCGTCTCGAACGAAGTGCGCACAGCCACACCGGTGGTCTTCATGGCCTTCGACGTTCTGTATGCGAGCGACTCTCTCTTACTCGACCTCCCGTTGCGCGAACGCCGCAACCGGTTGGAGGCCATCGCGGAGCGTTTGCTAGCGGTCACACACTCTCCGCTAGCGCTTCCCGCAACGGCGGACACAGGCCTCTTCGCCCACGACAACGGCGCAGCACAAACGGGCGTACAGCGCCTGCTGCTCTCGCCGATTTCGCTCGCCTACTCCGCCGAAGACCTCGACCGCGCCTACAACGCGGCGCGCGAGCGCGGGAACGAAGGCGTGATGATAAAAGCCGCCGACTCCATCTATCAGCCGGGACGTCGCGGCATCTCCTGGGTCAAGCTGAAGCGCCAGTTGGGGACGCTGGACGTCGTCATCACCGGAGCAGAGTACGGCCACGGCAAGCGGTCGCAGTTTCTCAGCGACTACACCTTCGCCATCCGCGCGCCGGAAGGCGATCTGCTCAACGTGGGCAAGGCCTACTCCGGCGTCACCGATGCGGAGATCGTGAAACTCACCGCTTGGCTGAAGGACCACACGCTGGAAGACCAGGGCCACTTCCGCACCGTGGAACCAGGCATCGTCCTGGAAGTGGCCTTCAACAACGTGATGCGCTCCAGCCGCCATGCCAGCGGCTTCGCTCTGCGCTTCCCACGCATCCTACGCATCCGTACAGACAAGCCGCTCGAAGAGATTGACACACTGGAGCGCGTGGAAGAGATCTATCAATCGCAGCCCGACAAGCCCGCAGAGGCCTGA